The following DNA comes from Triticum aestivum cultivar Chinese Spring chromosome 3D, IWGSC CS RefSeq v2.1, whole genome shotgun sequence.
GTGTGGCGCACGTACTGTAACGGCACGAGCTGCTGGTATGTGGTGTGATGTGAGTGCGGGGCTGCACACACGGGAGCCCATGTCCATGTGGGTGGAATCATACCAGCATCGTGCGACGGTGGCAAAGGTGCATGCGTGCCCAAAGCGGTCTGTCAGAGAACTTCCAGCTAAATAACCCCGCCAACACCGTTGGCTTATGTGTTGGGGGGAGGTTAGGCACAAGGAAATGAAAAGATATATTTCTAGGTCTTTTTTACAAAATAGAGCTTACATGGCATCAGTCAACGCGTCACGCTGACAGGTCAGACCTGCATAGGACCTGTGAACCTCAGCTGACGTGCATTTTGTTAGTTATTAATAGGACCCAGCTGACACACCTCAAATACTTTTTGGACCTCCGATACATTTCTAATTTAGTTTTTCTTCTAATCTAGTCACTTGGGCCATTTATTTCCTATTTATCCTTCACGCAGTGATGCAATTTGGCGGCCAGCATCCAGGTGGGCTTGGAGTTCCTACTGTTGGTATGGCCCTCCCTGGCTATGTGGCTCAGCAGCAGCTGGGAATGGGAAATAACGAAATGGCGTGGTATATTTCATAAGTCTTACTATGTTTATCGTTCTGTCAGATTTTCATCACCGTCTATGAAATGATGTTTGTTGCGGTGGTACTCGATGTAGTCATGCAAGGGGTTTACAAGACAGTAAATGGATCAAGCCCAAACATAATTTGCACTGAATCATTTGAATGCATGTATCTTGTTGTCTCTCACTTTTGACTACATCTGGCTTATCTTACTTTACTATGTCCGTATACTATGACTTCAAGAGTTGCTGTGTTGCTGAAAGTGAGTTTTTTAGTTTCTCATATTTGAAATATGATAAGGGGATACTTGATAGCTGAAATTGttttacaatgtttgtacattgaGCTTATATGTAATTCCTTTTTTGTATTGTTCAAGCTTTTATTgatctcttctctttttttgtgtCCCCCCCTGGACTTAAGACTAATTCTGCTATTTTAGCAGAGAGCCACCTGTTATAATATTTGTACGTGTTTTTTGCTCATCTTACAATACTTTTAAATAATGGCAATAGGTTGCCACTATTGGCTGGTGCAGCTGGGGCTTTTGGAGGATCATATCCACCTTACATTACCCTTGATCCAAGCTTTTACTCTAGGTCTTCAGGACAGACATCGTCGTCAGTTCCATCCAGGTAATATTAGTGTTGACTAATTAACACGTTGTTCACCTTTTGAATCAGCCACCGTCAGAATGAGCTGATATTACTAATTGTTAGCTGTgcaaacatgtaatttgctttacTTCGGGTGCTCATAATATTTTCTCTGCCCCTGTTCCAACCTGATAATTTATCATATTTCACTATTTATCTGTTGCTTCATTCATGAAGGTTCCTTCTAAGCATAAAGGGCATTAACATATATTTATTTATTAATACAGGGAAGGTAACGTTAACCATGGGGCTAAATCTCCTCCTCAAAACGGTAAGTTGTGAGATCCCCTGTTACGCCATACTGCTTAAAAACTCTTAGCATGTGCTACAATTTATAAGTTGTTTCATTTATCTATAATTTGTGATGCAGATATTGTGACTGAAGAGCTTGATCAGCGCCAGAACAAGCATAGGAGGTAAGATATTTTTACTCGGAAAATATTATTTTTGTAGAGTACTATGCACgtttcaaaataattgaagttctaggATTGTGACCAAGTATATATAGAAATGTTTCAACATCTACAAAAACAAATTTATTtcattagattcattatgaaatatatatttatattatatatatttgatATTTTAGATCTTTGTGGATTTttctataaaattggtcaaactaaaaaaggtttttttttgcgggaaaactaaAAAAGGTTTTGACTTAGGAAAATcctagaacttcaattattttgaaatggagggagtattttttggaCAAGAGCTGTGAGCTTATTCAGGTCCTCTTGTACCGCAGATACTCAGAGATGAACTTCAGTCAGTGAAGCACCCTGTAAGGTGAATTTCATCTGAATAAGCTGCTTACGGTCAGTTGCACACGATTATTTTTTCTGATATTTCTTCTCTGCTCTGCATACTCATCGTGACATGCGCTCATCTTATGCAGGCCCTGTTGTAGGCCCTTTGTGATCTCTGGTTATGATCTGAGCACTTTGGGTGGCTTGGTGTCCTAAATTATATTAGGTACTGTTCTGTTCTGGCATTTTTGGTTCTTAAGTTTCCAAGATAAATGTATTTTAATTGAGCAAAGCACCGTTCCTCCGAGATGTTCCCCCTTTTCTCTTGTTTTCTCCTTTACCCTTCTATCCCCCGCGTGCATTATCTCCCAATCATGTAAATCCTGACTTGGAGGTTGGATACCTGGGTTAACTATGATTTATGTTGTGGCAGGTCTTATAGATGCCTGCTCGTGCTGTAGTTATCTGATGGGGGTCGCTTCACAGCAGAGCAGGGGGTGCATTTGTTGCTTGAGTTGTGGTAAGCCTGTTTTTCAAGAGCAGCACTTGAGAAATGCACTTTAGAGTTTTGGTGAGAATGCAACTAATTGCGCATCATGAAATTTTAGGTGTTGCTTGGTCGAAATGTCTAATTTGTTGGTGGCATCTGAAGACGTGAGCGGTTGTTGAGGAGAGGTTTGAATAATGATCTGTGTTGATTGATAAAGAAAAGCAAGAAGGGCTTTTAGTACATTTTGTTAGTGACTTGAATTTATGTCAGTATAACTCTGATGTACCTATCTATCTATCCTCCAATAGTGGTATTGGCAAGAGCAAGTGGCTTTGTTGCTGCAGTTTGTATCTTTTGGAGTATGTGGGAATGGGGGTGAGATTTGTCAATTTTGTGCCTGATGAGTGCCCAATCAATTGTGTGCTACTTCGGTTCGATATGATCACATTACTAAGTTGACGGCAGTGTTGCCTCAGTCACAACCACAGTCACTCAACTAATCGCCTAATCGTTTAGTTGGACGGATAGATCTACCAGCGACTTTGCTAAGGATTTTTTCTCTAGGTTGGTGGTTGATCTTCTTCGTATCCCTAATAGTATTGGTTGCCTGATGCATGTAGATAGCACCTCTATATATGTGAGTGACATTCATATCCCAGTAGACATGGCTTCAACGATGGGTTTGAAGAAAGCTCTGCGTTGGATGCCACGTTCCTCTGCCAGCCCCCGGCTGGAGGAAGACGAAGACAACAACGAGAGGAACGGGCTGCTGAGGAGCCACCGGGATCAGAACCGGGTCGTGCCCGTGACGGATCTCCATGTTGACGAGCAACCCAAGGCAGGTGCGCATGTGGAGCCCAAGGTAAGCTAGCGCGTGATTCCGGAAACGCAAGCGGAAGCGGAAATTTACCTCGAGATGTGGCCGTAACTTGTGGCACCTAATGTTTCCCTTGCATTGGCATGCATGGCGCAGACCGTGGCCCTGAAGGTGTCGATGCACTGCCATGGCTGTGCGAGGAAGGTCGAGAAGCAGATCTCCAAGCTCCACGGTAGGCGATCAAGTGTACTACTACAAGTGTACATACTATGAGAGTATGAGTTGCCTCTTGTTGTGCAGGAGTTGTGTCCATCAGAATAGAGCTGGGGATGAAGACGGTGACCGTGGTTGGCAATGTGACCCCCATGCAAGTCCTGGAGACCGTCTCCAAGGTGATCAAGTACGCGCACATTCTGCCGCTGCCCTAGCGATGCTGTTTCCCGGTCCACTGTGTGGTGATCGCACTTTTCTTTGATGAAAACGATGAGCGCTATCCCTCTTTTTACTCCTTTTAGCGCTCAATCTGTATCCTGAAAACAGAAAATCATATGTAGATTGTCATTTCAGGAGCCACCCGTGCCCT
Coding sequences within:
- the LOC123078501 gene encoding heavy metal-associated isoprenylated plant protein 36, with protein sequence MHVDSTSIYVSDIHIPVDMASTMGLKKALRWMPRSSASPRLEEDEDNNERNGLLRSHRDQNRVVPVTDLHVDEQPKAGAHVEPKTVALKVSMHCHGCARKVEKQISKLHGVVSIRIELGMKTVTVVGNVTPMQVLETVSKVIKYAHILPLP